Proteins from a single region of Lampris incognitus isolate fLamInc1 chromosome 16, fLamInc1.hap2, whole genome shotgun sequence:
- the manea gene encoding glycoprotein endo-alpha-1,2-mannosidase translates to MARLKRKSCITFIGLALLVFIITLVLRSFPPDDSPLGSPFGVELFPDVRGVVQNDVQIKRDNKGDAKLDQTKMNDSSKSEKDAKLEAVLRKFSPPNYFLHAFYYTWYGNPKFDGKYIHWNHPQLPHWDSKVAQGYPQGRYSPPDDVGANFYPALGAYSSKDPSVIEAHMQQLRTAAIGVVAVSWYPPGMKDDNGEPTDDMVPLLLDVAHKYYIKVAFHIEPYKGRDETSMFAHVKYIIEKYGEHPAFFRYRTNTGKVLPLFYVYDSYLLNSEQWGKLLKHTESNSIRDTPYDAIFIALLVEEKHKRDILTAGFDGLYTYFATNGFSYGSTHRNWESIKTFCEDNNLIFIPSVGPGYIDTSIRPWNFKNTRNRINGKYYETALSAALEARPDFISITSFNEWHEGTQIEMAVPKPAQTVYLDYLPNRPAVYLEITCKWAAIFGGERSRWQD, encoded by the exons ATGGCAAGGCTGAAGCGCAAATCTTGCATCACATTCATTGGTTTGGCATTGCTCGTATTCATAATAACGCTGGTTTTAAGGTCCTTCCCACCAGACGATTCCCCACTTGGCAGCCCTTTCGGCGTTGAGCTGTTTCCAGACGTCAGGGGAGTCGTACAAAACGACGTTCAAATTAAGAGAGACAACAAGGGTGATGCTAAGCTTGATCAGACCAAAATGAATGACTCCAGTAAGTCAGAGAAGGATGCAAAATTGGAAGCTGTGCTGAGGAAGTTTTCTCCTCCCAACTACTTCCTCCATGCCTTCTATTACACATGGTATGGAAACCCAAAGTTTGATGGCAAGTACATTCACTGGAACCACCCACAGCTGCCCCACTGGGACTCCAAAGTAGCTCAAGGGTACCCTCAGGGGAGATACAGCCCACCTGATGATGTAGGGGCCAACTTCTACCCAGCCTTGGGGGCCTACAGCTCCAAGGACCCCTCTGTTATAGAGGCCCACATGCAACAACTGCGGACGGCAGCTATTG GGGTCGTTGCTGTTTCCTGGTACCCTCCCGGCATGAAGGATGACAATGGAGAGCCAACCGATGACATGGTGCCTTTGCTGTTGGATGTGGCACATAAATACTACATTAAG GTAGCTTTTCACATTGAGCCATACAAAGGAAGGGATGAGACCTCAATGTTCGCTCATGTTAAGTACATCATTGAGAA gTATGGAGAGCATCCTGCCTTTTTCAGGTACAGGACCAACACTGGCAAAGTCCTTCCACTGTTCTATGTGTATGACTCGTACCTGCTGAACTCTGAACAATGGGGCAAACTGCTAAAGCACACAGAGAGCAACAGCATCCGAGATACCCCCTATGATGCCATTTTCATCGCCCTGCTGGTGGAGGAGAAACACAAGAGAGATATCTTGACTGCTGGTTTTGATGGACTCTATACCTACTTTGCCACAAATGGCTTTTCCTATGGGTCCACACATCGCAACTGGGAATCTATAAAAACATTCTGCGAGGACAATAACCTGATATTCATTCCGAGTGTGGGCCCAGGGTACATTGATACAAGCATTCGACCTTGGAACTTCAAAAACACTCGAAATCGCATTAATGGGAAATATTACGAAACAGCACTGAGTGCTGCTTTAGAGGCGAGGCCTGATTTCATCTCTATTACATCCTTCAATGAATGGCACGAAGGAACTCAAATTGAAATGGCAGTCCCCAAACCAGCTCAGACTGTGTATCTAGACTACTTGCCCAATAGGCCAGCTGTTTATCTGGAGATAACCTGCAAATGGGCAGCAATATTTGGTGGTGAGCGCAGCAGGTGGCAAGACTGA
- the fut9a gene encoding 4-galactosyl-N-acetylglucosaminide 3-alpha-L-fucosyltransferase 9, with protein MPSAPFHRILRPLLLITFLLGCFVTLFLMYFKPSTNWLTGPIESTASTDRVKNLFSTKSDRNLTTVLIWLWPFGQTYDLSVCSSLFNIEGCFITADRNLYNKSDGVVIHHRDICTDLSNLPPLQRPSFQKWIWMNLESPSHSSQLPGIENLFNLTLNYRQDADIEVPYGSIVAAEGEEDFVPPSKTKLICWIVSNWNPDHVRVKYYNELYKHIEVHAYGQAFGEYISDQDYFPTIASCKFYLAFENSIHKDYITEKLYNPLSVGTVPVVLGPARQNYENFVQGDAFIHVDDFTSPKELADYLLLLDKNEELYLRYFEWRRHFKVKRAYFWAEHTCLACDYLRRHKEYKAFNNLDKWYWGG; from the coding sequence ATGCCATCTGCACCTTTCCACAGAATTCTACGACCCCTTCTGCTCATCACTTTTCTGCTGGGATGCTTCGTGACTCTGTTTTTGATGTACTTCAAACCATCCACCAACTGGCTGACTGGTCCCATAGAgtccacagcatccacagaccgggTCAAAAATCTCTTCTCCACCAAGAGCGACAGGAACCTGACCACTGTGCTGATCTGGCTCTGGCCCTTTGGACAGACCTACGACCTGAGCGTCTGCAGCTCTCTGTTCAACATCGAGGGCTGCTTCATCACAGCGGACAGGAACCTCTACAACAAGTCAGATGGGGTCGTCATCCATCACAGGGACATATGTACCGACCTGTCCAACCTGCCCCCGCTCCAGCGACCATCGTTCCAGAAGTGGATATGGATGAACCTGGAGTCACCATCCCACTCCTCCCAGCTGCCAGGGATTGAGAACCTGTTCAACCTGACCCTCAACTACCGTCAGGATGCTGACATCGAAGTGCCTTACGGTTCCATCGTGGCAGCGGAGGGCGAGGAAGACTTCGTTCCGCCCAGCAAAACCAAGCTCATCTGTTGGATTGTGAGCAACTGGAACCCGGACCACGTGCGAGTGAAATACTACAATGAGCTATACAAACACATCGAGGTTCATGCGTACGGACAAGCCTTTGGGGAGTACATTTCCGACCAAGACTACTTCCCCACCATCGCGAGCTGTAAGTTCTACCTGGCATTTGAGAACTCCATTCACAAAGACTACATCACTGAAAAACTGTACAACCCGCTATCTGTAGGGACAGTGCCGGTGGTTCTCGGCCCGGCCAGGCAGAACTACGAGAACTTTGTCCAGGGGGACGCCTTCATCCATGTGGATGACTTCACCTCGCCCAAGGAGCTGGCCGACTACCTGCTGCTCCTGGACAAAAACGAGGAACTGTACCTCAGGTACTTTGAATGGCGGCGGCACTTCAAAGTGAAAAGGGCCTATTTTTGGGCTGAGCACACATGCCTGGCTTGTGATTATCTGCGGAGGCACAAGGAGTACAAGGCATTCAATAACCTTGACAAATGGTACTGGGGTGGATAG